AGATAATAGGATTGTCCTGCATTGGGGTAAAGCCCCATCATGTGAAAAGCCAACCAAGATGACATAGCTCCGGAATCATCATTACCAGGTAACCCACTTGGTGTATCGTTATAGTTTTGCGTTATAATTTTCCGTATTCGCTCACCGCTTAAGTCGGGACGGCCAATCCAGTGATACAGACAAGGAGTTAAGAAAGAGGGTTCGTTGTTCACGTTGTAATACCCCTTATCGAAGAAAGTATCTAACCTACGACGGAAAGCATCCTTTCCTCCACTCTTCTCTATCAAAGCCGGCACATCGTGAGGTATGCTCAGTGAGTATTCCCACGAGATACCCTCGTAAAAGAATGCTCCCCACCAAGGCGTATACCAAGGTGATTCATTTGTTACGGGAGTATAGCGGAACGTTGGATGTTGTATTTTTGAATGCCCAAAAGGAACATTGTCAAGCCATTCACCCGAAGCCGAGCGAGGCATTATAAATCCCTTCACACCGTCATATTCATAATTATCCCGCCACAGATTCTTCCAGTTATCGGCCTTGAGGATATATTCCTCATAAACATCCTGTATTCCAAGCCCTTTGGCTACCGTCGCAATGTTATAATCATTATAAGCATATTCCACTGTACGGTTTCCAGCTCTATCAATTCCGTGAGGCACATAACCCAGTCGGTTGTATTCAGTTAATCCGCCACGCCCTTCCTGTTCTTCGTTTCCTCCGGGAGGTACAGTAGCATCCTTAAGCATCGCCTTCAGTGCCAGTTTATAATCTATGCCTTTGAGTCCTTTTACAAATGCATCGGCAATAATTACCTCAGCATTTGAACCTCCTTGGGTGCGCCCATTCGCATTGCCGCTACGAGCATCGGGCATATAGCCATCTCGTTTATAAATGTTTATAAGTGCATTAACAATATTAATTTCCCGTTCGGGCGAAAGTATAGTGATGAGCGGATTGGAAGTCCGATAAGTATCCCAGATAGCATAAAAATCATCGTAATAAGGGAGATTATCCGTCCAAAGAGGATTCTCACCAGTACGGTCAACAGGCATAATAAGCGTGTGGTAAAGTGCTGTATAAAACATACGCTTTTGTGCTTCCGTAGCATCTTTTCCTAACTCAATGCGTTCCAATAGTTTTTCCCATTGAAGACGTACTGTTTGCAATTGCTTGTTAAAGTCCCAATGTGGAATTTCCCTGCGTACATTTTCCTGTGCCTTAAGAGAACTAAGAAACGAAATGCCCACTTTAAAGCGAATGGTACTTTCCATATTTTCCTCTCCCCAGGATAGCACAGCACCTGTCTTCTTTCCCTCATCACATTGTGCTTTTGCAATTAATGAAGAGATCTGACCTTTCCAGGTTAGCGTTTTTGTAAAAGGTTTATCGGCCACCGCATAGAAATAGACTGCATAAGCACGTCCGTTATTCCATCCTCCACGGATACGACTATATCCGCGAACTTCCGTATCCGACACAATTTCTACTTCCGAGCCTACAAACTGCTGTGCTTCGCGGGCATCCGGAACTACATTTTCACCAAGGAAAAAACCAGCATCCACTTTCAGTGACCGTTTATGGTCTTTCGGATAGGTAAACTGATAAAACGAGCATCGGTCCGATGTAGTAAGTTCTGTTTGAATTCCACTTTCCTGAAAACTGGTTTTATAGTATCCCAGTTCTATCTTTTCATATTCCCGTTTGGCTTCGTGGCTTTCAGTATCCAGTTCTCCACAATATGGTTGTATAAGGATGTTCCCATATTTGGGACCGCCGCCTGTACCACTTACATGTACCTGAGAAAAACCAGTCACAACTTCGGGCATAGGTAACCAGCCGCTGTTTGGTTTGCAGGTACAATCCGGACCTGGTTTTACCATTCCAAACGGTGCCGACGGACCAATAAACACACGTCCAAGGCCTTCTGAACCTATTTTCGGGTCAACATATTTCCCATATTGAGCGTATGTCGTCAAAGTGATACATAAGCACCATACAGAAAAAAGGACTTTCACCAATATCTGTTTTTTAATCATTAATACAACTATTTACTAGTTATTACTGCAACAAATCCACCACGAGGTAAACATGAAATAGACATTTGTTTATTTGAAAGTTTCTCCTTGGTTATCTCAAATGATCTCTCCTTTTTGCCATCTCTGAATAAAGTTACAACATAGTTTTTATTTTTCAAAAATGCCAGATCCATTGGCAAGTTACGTTGTTCATTCGTACCATTTAACCCTCCAATATACCATGTATCACCTTTTTGGCGAGCCATTACAATATGGTCTGCCGGATAACCTGACAATAATTTAGTATTATCCCATGCCACAGGAAGATTTCTAATAAAGTTTTTAACTTCATTAGGCTGAGATAAATAAGCTGACGGGCGATCTGCTAAATGTTGCAGTCCGGATTCAAAAACCACAGTTAAAGCCAGTTCATGAGCATGAGTTGTTTTATGAGGATGTTGAGAATCAGTAAAAGTACATGGTGTATAGTCCATCGAACCTATTACATTACGAGTAAAAGGTAAAGTTGTATTATGAGCTGCAGCTTTATCAGTAAGAGCAGGACCATTGTTATACCATTCTGCACCATACACTGCTTCAGTAGACAACAAATTAGGATACGTTCGCTGCCAACCGCGAGGCACAGTTGCTCCATGAAAATTCATCAATAATTTATGCTTTGCTGCATCCTCCAATAAATCAATACAATAATTCATTGTTGATAAGCTATCTCCTGAAAAGAAATCTATTTTTACTCCTTTAACGCCTGAATTTTCCAACCAGGTATATTCTTTTTCCCGATTCTCGGGAGTATTTAAACGATATAAAGGACCTGCACCCTTATCAACCCATGCAGTCGATGAATTATACCATAACAAAGGTTTTACTCCATGAGATAAAGCATATTTTATCGCATCATTTAAGTTACCTCCATTTCCCATAATATCCCATTCCCAGTCTATAAGTACATATGGCAGATTCAATTGTTCAGCCATATCCACGTATTGCTTCACTATCTGATAATCTTTTGAGCCATGATTATAAGCCCAATAAATCCAGGAAACTACTCCAGGTTTAATCCAGGAAGTATCTTTCAACTTGCATGGTTCACTCACATCGGTTATCAGAGTAGATTCTACTACATCTGATAAAGATCCAATCAGAGCAACTCTCCATGGTGAGGTCCAAGAATCTGATACCTCAATATTATTTTGGGCCAGATGAACCTTATAACAAGAAGGATTATCTTTATTAGTGAGGCTTGATGCACAATGATTCCTAGTAATACCACTTTCGGAGAGTAGAGCCCAGACTGAATTATCTATCTGAAAAAGAGCAGGATATCCCCAATGCATTTCACGAGAAGAGTCTACACCATCTGTATTTAATGGAAAAAAACCTTCATAAGGTGTATCATATTTTTGTGTCCAACGTTTTATTCCAGGTGCCATCTTATAAGTAGTTATTTCATCTGAAATCATTGTATGCTGTAGCTTTGACAGTTCATATCTGAAAGTTATACCATCATTAAATACACGAAAGGTAATATTCACATCTCGATTCAGATCATCAACAAAGTAGTAAGTGCATTCAGTTCCTGAATTGTAGCATTTTTTTCTTTTGCCAACCTGCATTATATAGTTTTCTTCTATATTTTTATCTTTTGAGATTGATTTTAATTTCAGATTCTTGCCTCCTCCATCTTGAGTTAAAATTCCAACAGATGAAAGCGTAACAACATGAACCTGTCCTTTTTTACTTTTATACGACACATTAAAGAATGCATTATCCGAATTAGTTAAACAGTCTACAGATATTTTTCCATTCGGAGATACTACACCAAATGATTTAGTCAAAACAATAAATATAAAAGCTATTAAAAATAATAGCTTCTTAAAAATAGAATTATACTTCATAAGTTTCTTCTTTATATTTTAATATATATCTTCTTTTTGTAAAGTGGATAACCTATTGCCCAGTTAAGCAGCACAAAGGTAACTGCATAAATAAGTGAAGATACATAATCATCGGGCACAATAGCATGAATACCGCCAAACAGAGCTTTACTAATACCGAAATCTGCAAATACAATGTTCATCAGCTCACTCATTACATAGATAAAGAGTGGATTCACCCCAAATGATACAAAGAATGGTGTCCAACCTTTATTACCTTTATCATCAATAACATAAATAAACCATGCCAGCAGACTAGTAGCCAGTCCGCAAGTGAAAAGTACCAATGTGGGCGACCATATACGTTTATTCATCGGTAGTCCGTAGGTGAAGAGTAATCCAACACTCATCAATACAAAACCAAATATAAACAGGTGAAGCATTTTATCTTTCAGTTCAGAGTGTTCAGTTAAAATCTTGCCACACCAGAAACCAATAAGTGTATGTGCAATAGACGGAATAACACCCAGCAATCCTTCCGGATCAATGGGACTCTTGTGATAAAGATGCGCCGCTCCAAATACGCTGCGATCTACAATACACAGAATATTTGTTTCATCACATACATAGCCATTAGCTACTAGTAACAGAAAGGTATAACCTACCAATAGGAAACCAGCCAGCCACGGCAACCATTTATGAGAAACCGTTACTGCCAGCAATGAAACGATACCGTAACACAGAGCAATGCGGGGTAACACACCAGGAAGGCGCATATGATCAAAAGGCAGAAAGTCACCCTTGCAACAGCCTTCAAACCAGTAAATGGCCCATCCAATAAGTAAGATAAGGCAAGTACGTTTCAATATCTTCAGCGCTAGCGGGTTTGACCACTTAAACTCAAACTTGCGCAATGAAATATAGGTTGATATTCCCACCATAAAAAGAAAGAAGGGGAACACCAAATCGGCAAGTGTCAAACCATTCCAGACAGAATGGCGTAAAGGTGCGTAAGAAACCTTACCCCCACCATTATTCACCAGAATCATCCCCGCCACCGTTAGTCCACGCAGTACATCAAGTGATAACAAACGTTGTTTTCTGGGTATATTGCTTTGTGTGTTTTCCATTATTCAGAGTTTAAAAATTAGTTATTTCCACCGAAAGCTTTACTGAAAACCTCCTTAGCCACAGTTACACAATCATTTTCAGGAACAGCAGAATACGGATTGTTAGCCTTTGTCCAAGGTTCCTCCATGGAATAATAATCTAGTTCCACCATTGGTTTACCATCGAGTACATCTGAAAGAGTCTTCCAATATGCCGCCCAACGTTTGTAATAGAAATCCTTCAAAATACCGTTCCATTCTTTGTGTGCATAATCGCGGAGGCCTCCATCATTAGCAGAATAACGGTTACCCCATGTAGTGATCTGTACACGTGCATTCCATTCGTAAAGGTTCTTTTCTTCTTCGTTATTACCCAGATTACGTGCCTGCTCAATCCAGTTACCTACCCTGAACTCACGGCGTGTACCCAGCAATTTATCCTGCAAAAGAAGTAAGTTAAGGAATTCTTCGGAATCTTTCTTAAAGGCTTTCTTATCAAAACTCTTGAAATCGGCAATCGTATGGTTATAAACAATACGTCCACGATCAGCTAAGGACTGACGTACGATGTCTACCAAATCATATTCAAAATTATTGTTTCCTTTGTATTTATCTGCAACTTGCAACATTAACCGTGCAGCATCCTCAGTTGATGTAGGATCATAATAATTCTCCATTTTTGACCAGCTTGAAACCTGGAAATTGTTCAATGAAGGACGACCGCAGAAAATAGATTCATGAGTTCCTTGTTGGTTATTTCCCTGCGGACAATTTAATATGCCGTTAGCTAAAACAGTCCAGGCTTGTTCTATAGCTTCATTCTTCACTCCGTATCGAGCTTGCAAATATCCCTTTAACCAGTTCATTTTTGTGACTTTTTCTGAGCGCCATGGTAATTCAGTCATCAACTCAAACATCATCGGATTATTCTCGATACCTTCCATGGTTAGTCCGATGCCTTTCATTTGTGCAGCCAGCGGGTTATTTTTTGTCTGATAGAAATTATTCAGTAACTGATCCAATCTACCATGCAATCCTACGTTTCCACCAAAATTCTCGAGCATGCAGAATAACCAGTCATGCTGTTTATAACCACCTTCTCTATACCAGAGTGAAGGTTTCATTCCCCACATAGGACGACATTCACTGAATAGATCGAGCACCAAAAGGTCTCCATTCTTCATATTCTTTATCATATCTTCGCGCGGATTTTCCGTCCATCCCTGAACTACCCACACTGCTTTCGGATTCACCTTTTTCATTGCATCCATTACAGCTTTTCCTGCAGCATCCAAATCTACCTTTTCAATGCCTTTTGCCTCATGGAACGGATCCATTGAATAATAGTTAGCTTTACCGAAAAGAGCTTCCTGCTCTTTGTAGTACAAGGCAGCAATCTCCTTGAAACGACTGTCAGTTGGTTGCAGGAAAGTAGGACGCAGATATCCGTTCCACAATTCTGCATCAGTCACATTCAATCCCAGCTTCTGCTTTGCATCGTGAGGCATCATTCCTGAATATCCAGGAAACACAGGTTCAATTCCATACTCCTTCATTCGTTTCAGAATCTTCTTCTGCAAAGCCGTCTGTTGCACATACCATGAATCAGGATTCGGGCCGCCCCATCCTTCCAGATTATTCATTTCCCACCAAGCCATGAAAGCCGGTCCGGAGATGAATTTATTTATTTCTTCCTTGCTATAGCCCAGTTTTTTAAGCATATTAAACCATACACACTCCTCGCCTACTATGGCAAGCGGCAAATTGATACCGTGCAGTGCCATCCAGTCAATCTCCTGTTCCCAACGTTTCCAATCCCAGAAAGCCATGGAGTAAGAGTATGTGCAATAGTTGAAATCGTAGCGTAGTTTCAGGGAAGTCTCATGGCGTTCCTTATTGATTACTCTTGGTAATTTGGCTGGTAATTTAGCCGACATTCCATTCCACGAAAGCTGTACTCCTGTGTAGTATTTAAGGTACCAGTTGATTCCTGTAGCCACGTTCACGTAATTATTAGCACGCACTAGCACCTGGTCACCCTTTTGGTCGAGTTCAAAATAATCGTTGTTGCCGCTTTTCTTGATTTCAATAGCAAACTTTTTGGAAGCACCTTTATCAATGCGCTCTAACATTCCGGTAATCGGATTAGCAAACAGCTGGCATGTGAACCAACCCATCATGAGTATACAGAGTATCCTTTTCATAGTGTTTAACAATTTGTGGCCAAATATAAGGCTTTCTGTATTTTCTGAGGTGGAAAAACGAAAAATAAAGGTAGAAAAACAAACATCGGAGTAGAGTATCCAGAAGATGTTACCCTATTTACACGAGCGGAACAAACCGTAAATCTACAAAATCTACCGCCAATAAATAAAAAGCATAAACCGGAGTTTCATCAATACAACCTCTATTTTTTTTGAGGAATGGGCGTATATTTTTTAAAGAAAGCAATCTGTTTGGCAAGCGCTCATCCCTACTATTGAAGTAGAATAATTTAGAATAGTGCAAAACTAGCGAGCAACGTCCTGTTAACGAATGTAAAACTAAGATTCCATTACAAGGCTTTTATGTAAAATAAGTTATCGATAAACAGAATTTCAACAAACTATTTTATTGATTATCAGCAACGAAACACATTTTAACTCAATATTAACCAGAAACACGGAAAGATATCGGGTTATTTTCTGTCCTACTATTTTATTTTCAGAAATAAACAATTGATAATGAGGCGCGGGCAATTTAATACCACCCCGTAAGAAAACAAAATAATGGCATAGTTGCCCGCACAGATATTTTAGTATCCAAATACACTCTCAGCTATAATGAGTAAAGAAGAGAAGAAAACGGTTAAACAACAATTTTCTTCTTTCTGTAATTCTCTCTGAACTCTTTTGGAGAACACTCTTTTTTCTTTTTAAATATTCTGTTGAAATTAGAAAGATTATTGAATCCACACTCGTAACAAATCTCGGCCACAGATTTTGTGGAATCAACAAGAAGACGAGTAGAATATCCCAAACGAATGTCTATAATGTAATCTGATAGATTCTTTCCTGTACGAAGTTTGAAGAAACGGCTAAAAGAGACAGGTGTCATACCTACTAAATCAGCCAATTGTGAAAGTCTGATTTCCTCTTTATAATGTCCATTGATATAATCCTGCACTTTTTGTACCCGTCGGCTATCAGAATGAACTCCAATCTTGGCAAATGAAGAGCTGGAAAGGGTACGCGAATCATCACAAAGAGAAAGTTCATAAAGTATCGTCATAAACTTAATCACTGCATAAAATCCTTCCTTCTCAGAAGCCAGCGTATCAAGCAAATGATAGACTTTCAGTATTGACGACATAGGAAAACATAATCCTTTCTGAGCACTCTCAAGCATTTTCCGTATGCTGTCAAACTGATTCTTATTAATGAAGCTCTTAAAGAATAATTCGGAAGAGAACTGAATTGTTATTTCACGGATCTGTTCGGAAGTGCATTCATGCTGTTCCCAAACATGTTCAAGGTCTTTTCCTGTAATCAGAACCAAATCATATTCACCAACAACTTCTACAGAATCGCCCACAATGCGCCTTACTCCGGTTGCTTTTTCGGTGAAATTCAGTTCATATTCCTGATGGCTATGAATAGGATAAGTAAACTCTTTTTTGTAACGTTCAGCAATATAGAAACAGTCCTTATCAGATAAAGGTGTTATTTCATGAATAATGTGATTTGCATTTGTATCCATTTGTTGCACAGGTTAATAAAGTATCAGAAGACAAATATACAGTACTTTATTTAATGTGCAACATTTTATATAAATTAATTTTTCATTGAGCGAAAGTCGGCTCCCGTCGGACTTTGGTACACAGCCAATCCAAACTCAGGAATAACTGCAAGTACATGATCCATCACATCAGCCTGCAATTCTTCATATTCAACCGAAACTTTAGATATAGAAAAGAAATAAAGCTCCAAAGGGATTCCTTTTTCTGTTGGTTGCAGATGCCTTACCATAATAGTCATTTCTTGATTTACGGAGGAAAGATTTCTTAAGTAGTGTTCCAAGTATGCACGGAACACGCCCAGATTTGTTTGCCGGCGACCATTCACAAGAACAGAATCATCCACGCCACATTCTTTATTATATGCCATTAACTTGTTCTCTGTATCATCAATATAATCCTTAAGCAAAGCAATCTTCCTGAACTTATCAAGCATCTCGGGTGTGCAGAACTTTACGCTGTTCATATCAATATTAATAGAACGCTTTACCCTACGCCCACCCGATTCATGCATTCCCCGCCAGTTCTGAAAAGAATCACTAACCAATGCATAAGGAGGTAAAGTTGTTATTGTATTATCCCAGTTGCGTACTTTCACAGTATTCAACGTAACTTCAAGAACAATACCATCAGCATTATATTTTGGCATGGTAATCCAATCGCCCGGACGAAGCATATTGTTGGCCGAAAGCTGAATACCAGAAACAAATCCCATGATACTATCTTTGAATACAAACAGCAAGATCGCAGCTGAAGCTCCCAATCCGGCAAAAAGCGATGCAGGCGATTTATCAAATAGTACACTAACAAGAAGTATTCCACCTACAAAAAAGACAATAACTTGTGCTGTTTGCAATAGTCCTTTTAATGGTCGGTCATGATATTTCTCATTTTCATTATAAACAAAATATACAGCGGTACAAAAAGTAACAACAAAACCCATTGTTACCGCAATAATATAAGTTTCAGATGCCTTTAGTATTAAAGTATAGAGTTCTGAGTTTTTAGGAAAAGCTATTGGAAATAAAAAGTAGATAATTACTGGAGCCACTATGTGACAAAGCTTAGTCATTACCTTTTCATCAAAGAGAATATCATCCCAAGTTGCTTTAGTTTTAGTAACAATCTTCTTGACCACTTTGAGCAATATCAACCTACAGGCATAATCGGCAAGAAAAGCTATGCCAATAATCATGCCAATAATAACCCACTGATCAAAACGATTCGCCTCCTCGGGAGTTAACCCGAGAAGGCGAAGAAGATTATTCATCCATTGAGTAATCACATTTTCCATATAGTTTAAATACGTTCTGAGATGGGTGTATATTCCTGTACCTCAAGAACATTCTTGTAAGCAGGACGAATTATTCGTTTACCTTCAAAGTTAAGTTCTTCGATGCGGTGAGCTGTCCATCCCACAATACGTGACATGGCAAATAATGGAGTGTATATTTCCTGAGGAAGACCAATCATTTCATACACAAAGCCTGAATAGAAATCCACATTACTACATACCTTCTTACCACCTTCTCCCTTGAATTTATTGAAGCATTCAATAGAACGTGCTTCAAGCAGTTCCAGAAAATCAAATTCTTCCTCACGACCTTTTTCTTTTGCAAGATCACGAGCCATTTCCTTAAGCAGTACTGCACGTGGATCCGAGATTGTATAAACCGCATGTCCTATACCATAAATAAGTCCGGTTCGGTTATAAGCTTCCTTACTGAGAATACGATTCAGATAAGTATCAATTTCTCTCACATCTTTCCAATCATGAACATGTTCCTTCAGGTGATTGAACATATCCACAACCTGAATATTTGCACCACCATGCAACGGGCCTTTTAAAGAACCGATACCTGCTGCAATAGAAGAGTAAGTATCTGTTCCTGTTGAAGAAGTAACCCTCACGGTAAAGGTAGAGTTGTTACCACCACCATGCTCAGCATGCAAAATAAGTAAAAGATCGAGTGTACGAGCTTCAAGGTCAGTATACTCCTTCTTCAGCATATAAAGGAAGTTCTCTGCAATAGATAGTTCTTCTTTTGGGTGACGAATATGTAGTGAAAGCCCAAATGTTGCATGACGAAGAATATTATATGCATAAGCAATAATCGTAGGGAACTTAGAAATTAAATCAACACTTTGGCGCACCAGATTATCACGTGAAGTATCATCCGGGTTAGGATCGAAAGTGTACATTTCGAGTACACTACGAGCCAAAATATTCATGATATTATTTCCTTCCAGATCAAGAATATTCATTTTTGTCTTCTGTTCCAAAGGCATATTATCGTTAATCAGTTCTCTGAATGAAGTAAGTTCTTCTTTATCGGGCAGAGAGCCAGAAAGTAACAGGTAAGCTACTTCTTCAAAGCCAAAACGATGTTCATTCATTACAGAATGAGCAATATCTTCCAAATCATATCCACGGTAATACAATTTTCCGGGAATAGGTTGCAAGCCGCCACCGGGAATACGCTCGTAACCTACAACGTTGCCAACTTTGGTCAATCCAACAAGAACTCCCGTGCCATCTTCATTGCGTAAACCACGCTTTACCCCGTACAACGTAAACAGTTCATTATCAATCTTGGCTGTACTCTTTACAGACTCTGATAATTTATAAATAACATATTCTTTTTTCATAAGCGTACGAAATTATCCTTAAATAATAGAAACGATTAAATCACGGAACTCACTTGTAGTAAGAGAACTTCCGTCTGGCATAAAACGAGCCAAATCATTAGTTGCCTTACCGCTTTCAAAAGCCTTCTCCATTGCCGACGTTATAAGATCTGCAGCCTCGTTCCAACCAAAATATTCGAGCATCATCACAGCCGATAATAGTAAGGACGATGGATTTACGCAATTCTTACCGGCAATATTAGGAGCAGTTCCATGAGTAGCCTCGAATATTGCATGACCGGAATTATAATTAATATTTGCTCCGGGTGCTATACCAATTCCTCCAACCATGGCGGCCAACTGATCTGAAATGTAATCTCCATTCAGATTCAGAGTGGCTATTACAGAATATTCTTCCGGAATCAGCAGGGTATTTTGCAGAAAAGCATCGGCAATAACATCTTTAATAACAATTTTTCCTTCGCGTAGTTCATTAGCAAACTCACGTTCAGCCAATTCATATCCCCATTTTTTAAATCCACCTTCAGTGAATTTCATGATATTACCTTTGTGAACAATTGTCACACTAGGCAAACCATGAGTCAAGGCATAACTGATGGCAGCACGAACCAAACGTTTTGTTCCCTCTTTTGAAACCGGTTTTACACCGAAAGAAGAAGTTTCAGGGAAGCGCACTTTCTTCACTCCCATTTCATCACGAAGAAAACGATAGAACTTTTCAGCTTCAGGTGTACCTTGTTCCCATTCTATTCCGGCATAAATATCTTCTGTGTTTTCACGGAAAATATGCATATCCACTTTCTGAGGTTCTTTAACCGGAGAAACAACTCCTTTGAACCAACGTACCGGACGCAAACATACGTACAAATCAAGTTCCTGTCTGAGTGCAACATTCAAAGAACGGATTCCTCCACCAATAGGAGTTGTCAGAGGGCCTTTGATTCCCACATAATAATCCTTGAACGCTTGCATTGTTTCTTCAGGCAGCCATGATCCGGTAGCATTAAATGCTTTTTCTCCGGCAAGCACTTCCATCCACTCAATTTCTCTTTTACCCTGATATGCCGCTTTTACAGCAACATTGACAATAGTCTGAGTAGCAGGAGTAATTTCTGCTCCCACTCCATCTCCCATAATAAAGGGAACTGT
This genomic interval from uncultured Bacteroides sp. contains the following:
- a CDS encoding citrate/2-methylcitrate synthase, whose translation is MKKEYVIYKLSESVKSTAKIDNELFTLYGVKRGLRNEDGTGVLVGLTKVGNVVGYERIPGGGLQPIPGKLYYRGYDLEDIAHSVMNEHRFGFEEVAYLLLSGSLPDKEELTSFRELINDNMPLEQKTKMNILDLEGNNIMNILARSVLEMYTFDPNPDDTSRDNLVRQSVDLISKFPTIIAYAYNILRHATFGLSLHIRHPKEELSIAENFLYMLKKEYTDLEARTLDLLLILHAEHGGGNNSTFTVRVTSSTGTDTYSSIAAGIGSLKGPLHGGANIQVVDMFNHLKEHVHDWKDVREIDTYLNRILSKEAYNRTGLIYGIGHAVYTISDPRAVLLKEMARDLAKEKGREEEFDFLELLEARSIECFNKFKGEGGKKVCSNVDFYSGFVYEMIGLPQEIYTPLFAMSRIVGWTAHRIEELNFEGKRIIRPAYKNVLEVQEYTPISERI
- a CDS encoding mechanosensitive ion channel domain-containing protein, with protein sequence MENVITQWMNNLLRLLGLTPEEANRFDQWVIIGMIIGIAFLADYACRLILLKVVKKIVTKTKATWDDILFDEKVMTKLCHIVAPVIIYFLFPIAFPKNSELYTLILKASETYIIAVTMGFVVTFCTAVYFVYNENEKYHDRPLKGLLQTAQVIVFFVGGILLVSVLFDKSPASLFAGLGASAAILLFVFKDSIMGFVSGIQLSANNMLRPGDWITMPKYNADGIVLEVTLNTVKVRNWDNTITTLPPYALVSDSFQNWRGMHESGGRRVKRSINIDMNSVKFCTPEMLDKFRKIALLKDYIDDTENKLMAYNKECGVDDSVLVNGRRQTNLGVFRAYLEHYLRNLSSVNQEMTIMVRHLQPTEKGIPLELYFFSISKVSVEYEELQADVMDHVLAVIPEFGLAVYQSPTGADFRSMKN
- the icd gene encoding NADP-dependent isocitrate dehydrogenase, with translation MKITKENGRLVIPDHVTVPFIMGDGVGAEITPATQTIVNVAVKAAYQGKREIEWMEVLAGEKAFNATGSWLPEETMQAFKDYYVGIKGPLTTPIGGGIRSLNVALRQELDLYVCLRPVRWFKGVVSPVKEPQKVDMHIFRENTEDIYAGIEWEQGTPEAEKFYRFLRDEMGVKKVRFPETSSFGVKPVSKEGTKRLVRAAISYALTHGLPSVTIVHKGNIMKFTEGGFKKWGYELAEREFANELREGKIVIKDVIADAFLQNTLLIPEEYSVIATLNLNGDYISDQLAAMVGGIGIAPGANINYNSGHAIFEATHGTAPNIAGKNCVNPSSLLLSAVMMLEYFGWNEAADLITSAMEKAFESGKATNDLARFMPDGSSLTTSEFRDLIVSII